TTATAGATGTCTTGTAGCTTTAAAAGGGGGGCATCACAATGTCAACGGGACTCCGGtggattttaaaaattttagccACCAGTTGCGAATTTTTATTGGTGAACGCGACGCACAAGTTTTCCTTGAACGCTTGCGTGAGCGCTTTGACAACCTACCCAACTTCTATTTTGATTACACGGTATCGAATGGAAAGTTGTCTTCTGTATTCTGGGCTGATGAGATTTCAAAGCTAAACTACAAAGCTTTTGGCGATGTCCTCGCCTTCGACGCGACTTACAGCACTAACATGTTAGTCCCCCTTAACATGTGTTAGGCATGATATCCAAGTATACAAACCTAAACCAAAAAAGTGTTACATTTTGTTAACATCAAATCCATTTTTATTAATAGGTACAAGATGGTTTTTGTGCCATTCACGGGTGTGGATCATCATTTCCAATGTGTTACATTTGGTGCGGGTTTGATATCAACCGAGTCCATTGAATCTTATGTGTGGTTGCTTAAGGCTTTTTTGAAGGCACACGGTACTCAACCAACTCTCGTGTTGAGTGATCAAGACCCATCCATGCTTCAAGCTGTTCCTATGGTCTTTACCAAATCACGCCACCGTCTATGCATGTGGCATATAATGAAAAAACTACCCTCCAAGGTTAGGTTAAATTGTTAGCCTTTAACATGTCTATTTCAACATCACAGACTTCTTGAGTGTTTTTCAACTGTTTAATATAACATGTGTTAATATCTCCTAAATTTTACTAGATCTCCGCGGACCTTCTTGACGACACTAATGTTCGGTCCTGCATTCACCGGTTGGTTTGGAATGTTTATATCAAACCAGAAACGTTTGAGTCCCGCTGGAATGACCTCCTAGAAACATTTGGCCTACAAGACCACACTTGGTTGAACGACATgtacaacatcaaacatctttgGGTACCAGCCTACTTCAGGGAACTGCCAATGTGTTGCTTGATGAAGACTACTTCACGCTGTGAAAGCTCTAACGCTGCCTTCAAGGTCAACTCAACAAGCGTAAACACCCTTGTACAATTTATGATGTGCTTTGAAAATAGGGTAGACAGCCAACGCTATCGGGAACGTGTATCGGAGTACAAAACCTCATCCACGGTGTTTAAGGGCAATACTGATTTAGCGGTAGAACAGCACGCGTTCGCCATTTACACAAACGCTGTTTTTGCACAAGTTCAAAAGGAGATAATTAAAGGGAAGTTTTTATGCTACATCACAAACCAAACCGAGTCCAGCAATACCACTCTTTTGATAGACGTCACTCATTTGGACAAAAGGAACAACATCACAAACGTCTATCaggtaacacatgttaggcaTGTTCATTATTACCCCTCCACTAACATACGTTAGATCTAAAGGCCCTTTTTTTGCTCCTTCTGTTCCTAACAGGTTACATATAACACTGTAGACCACTCCGCCAGTTACTCATGCAGGAATTTCACACGTATAGGATATCTCTGTCGCCATGTCTTTTGCGTCTATCGATTGAAAAGTGTTGCAAGGATACCACCACAATACATAAACGATAGGTGGCGCCGAGATGCCCTCCCAAAAGAGGTTTTCTCACTTTCCAGCCGATACGGAGTCAACCCACACGCACCTTCCGTTATGCGGATGAAATCCTCGACCTCGTTACTGAATGCGTTGATGTGGCCAGAACCGACGAGGATTCGTTGTCAAAATTGGTTGCACAACTCCGGGATTTCAAGATCAATGTGCTTTCCAAGCAACCATTGGGTACAATTCAAAATGAAACAACAGAGTGTGAAATGGAAGAAATAGTTGGGCAACCAATCAACATTCCAGTCGAAGTTGCTAATCCAGATGTTGTACGCAATAAGGGATGTGGTACACATACTCGCATTTCTGGACCCGGTGAGAAGGCAAAGGCAAAACCAGCAAAACGTCCAAAGCAGCTTCGTTTATGCAAGCGTTGTGGTCTGTATGTCGACGACCACGACTCACGCAACTGCGTTAAGGTGGCCGCAATGAAAGCAGCAAAGGCAGCTGCTGAACAACAAAGGCAGACCACCCCTGGTCCTCCACCTCTGattaaaatctttatttttcgTTTTACTACTACTATGTAATGGGAGACTCTCTTCATTTTGGCCATCTTACACACATGTAACA
The Helianthus annuus cultivar XRQ/B chromosome 6, HanXRQr2.0-SUNRISE, whole genome shotgun sequence genome window above contains:
- the LOC110944778 gene encoding protein FAR1-RELATED SEQUENCE 5-like translates to METNPPTLELMSPIHSFPNKFLSSDFHNDEELNVQASGYTYMEVDGSRSSVVPLRSPDYLISNNFMNSGFHTDEVMDNDQASQDSGYANMPGAGSGSPQGPSVFAESSRTPLDGPAHPHFVFDTPQGTRYWIPNVADKFKPVCGKSYPTFDAVVSMYELYAFEASISVKKGQTKVWNGIPTHKYLRCSKYGKPQSKRTFDTLDESFVRPRRTNFTWCVCKASILVSIFNDTYTVLSFNDIHNHELLENYNRDLSKISRKLSFSTKQFIHNMSLNRIGPMRAYRCLVALKGGHHNVNGTPVDFKNFSHQLRIFIGERDAQVFLERLRERFDNLPNFYFDYTVSNGKLSSVFWADEISKLNYKAFGDVLAFDATYSTNMYKMVFVPFTGVDHHFQCVTFGAGLISTESIESYVWLLKAFLKAHGTQPTLVLSDQDPSMLQAVPMVFTKSRHRLCMWHIMKKLPSKISADLLDDTNVRSCIHRLVWNVYIKPETFESRWNDLLETFGLQDHTWLNDMYNIKHLWVPAYFRELPMCCLMKTTSRCESSNAAFKVNSTSVNTLVQFMMCFENRVDSQRYRERVSEYKTSSTVFKGNTDLAVEQHAFAIYTNAVFAQVQKEIIKGKFLCYITNQTESSNTTLLIDVTHLDKRNNITNVYQVAPRCPPKRGFLTFQPIRSQPTRTFRYADEILDLVTECVDVARTDEDSLSKLVAQLRDFKINVLSKQPLGTIQNETTECEMEEIVGQPINIPVEVANPDVVRNKGCGTHTRISGPGEKAKAKPAKRPKQLRLCKRCGLYVDDHDSRNCVKVAAMKAAKAAAEQQRQTTPGPPPLIKIFIFRFTTTM